The Plectropomus leopardus isolate mb chromosome 15, YSFRI_Pleo_2.0, whole genome shotgun sequence genome has a segment encoding these proteins:
- the got1 gene encoding aspartate aminotransferase, cytoplasmic: MSVFCEVPQAAPVAVFKLTQDFNNDQFPNKVNLGVGAYRTDEGQPWVLPVVKKVEKIIVHDDRLNHEYLPILGLPDFRSSASKIALGDNSPAIQENRVGAVQCLGGTGALKMGAEFLRRFYNGTNNTKTPVYVSAPTWENHNAVFANAGFEDVRPYKYWDAERRGLDLNGFLGDLESCPERSIFVLHACAHNPTGTDPTQNQWKQIAEVMMRRKLFVFFDSAYQGFASGSLDKDAWAVRYFVSMGFEMFCAQSFSKNFGLYNERVGNLTIVARDADNLKRVLSQMEKIVRTTWSNPPSQGARIVAITLTSPELFAEWKDNVKTMADRVLLMRAQLKAKLQALGTPGTWDHITEQIGMFSFTGLNPKQVEYMVKEKHIYLMASGRINMCGLTTKNIDYVAESIHETVTKVQ, translated from the exons ATGTCGGTGTTTTGTGAAGTCCCTCAAGCGGCTCCCGTGGCTGTCTTCAAGCTCACGCAGGACTTCAACAACGACCAGTTTCCCAACAAGGTGAACCTCGGAGTTGGAG CCTACCGGACAGATGAGGGCCAGCCATGGGTTTTGCCAGTGgtgaaaaaagtggaaaagatCATTGTGCATGATGACAGGCTAAATCATGAGTACCTGCCCATCCTGGGCCTGCCTGACTTCAGATCCTCGGCCTCTAAGATTGCACTGGGAGACAACAGTCCTGCCATCCAGGAGAACAGG GTGGGGGCCGTCCAGTGTCTGGGTGGCACAGGTGCTTTGAAGATGGGTGCAGAATTTCTCAGACGTTTCTATAATGGAACCAACAACACCAAAACACCCGTCTATGTGTCTGCACCTACCTGGG AAAATCACAATGCTGTATTCGCCAATGCTGGTTTTGAGGATGTCCGTCCATACAAGTACTGGGACGCAGAGAGGAGAGGCCTTGATTTGAACGGTTTCCTTGGAGACCTGGAG AGTTGTCCAGAGCGTTCTATCTTTGTCCTCCATGCCTGCGCCCATAATCCCACTGGCACAGACCCCACACAGAACCAGTGGAAGCAGATTGCAGAAGTTATGATG AGGAGGAAGCTGTTTGTGTTCTTTGACTCGGCTTATCAGGGATTCGCCTCAGGCAGTCTGGATAAAGATGCCTGGGCGGTCCGCTACTTTGTCTCCATGggctttgaaatgttttgcGCTCAGTCCTTCTCCAAGAACTTTGGCCTCTACA ATGAGCGTGTGGGAAACCTTACCATCGTGGCTCGTGATGCAGACAACCTGAAGCGGGTTCTGTCCCAGATGGAGAAGATTGTCAGGACAACTTGGTCCAACCCACCGTCTCAGGGAGCTCGCATTGTTGCCATCACTCTTACCTCACCTGAGCTCTTTGCTGAATG GAAGGACAATGTGAAGACCATGGCTGACAGGGTTCTGTTGATGAGGGCTCAGCTGAAAGCTAAGCTCCAGGCTCTGGGGACACCAGGCACTTGGGACCACATCACAGAGCAGATTGGCATGTTCAGCTTTACAGGCCTCAACC CCAAACAAGTGGAATATATGGTGAAGGAGAAACACATCTACCTGATGGCCAGTGGTCGCATCAACATGTGCGGTTTGACCACCAAGAACATCGACTACGTGGCTGAATCCATCCATGAGACCGTCACCAAGGTCCAGTAG
- the LOC121954622 gene encoding metal transporter CNNM1 translates to MSFISSFSMMATDAADALCCILHPRRLSLLFLTVTLSSLPAPTAALLGVRPEDTQSGELSVQDGILRAFEGTRFMLRVYYSASPATEQHTNSLNISGRPDAAPWIAFIEEPGGDGEDTERRLKSEGNPCQEENARSSDIELLGSFRSTSSHNSVLVELLAKDLRRGEVIKYYSMCAFDGVKWEHFSTKDFWLAVVERPPEADVWLQAGVSVLLLGLSALCSGLNISMLALDPVELRVLQNSGTEKEQKYARKIESVRKHGNYILCTVVLGNVLTNTCFVVWMCQILGMTALSTASCTFGIFFIGEILPHSLASRHNLAIASKTLCATRLLMLVFFPIAYPVSKILDIMLHQEISNFYTREKLVAMLRVTDPYHDLVKEELNIIQGALELRTKTVEDVLTPLSDCYMLSSDAVLDFCTMSDVMQSGFTRIPVYENDRSNIVDILFVKDLAFVDPDDCTPLKTITQFYKHPMHCVFNDTKLDVMLEEFKRGKSHLAVVQRVNSEGEGDPFYEVMGIVTLEDVIEEIIKSEIVDETDLYTDNRNKRRVSNHERKQQDFSIFKVSENELKVKISPQLLLATHRFLATEVEPFRLCHLSEKILLRLIKHPSVVQELKFNPKNKHAPQHYLFQRSKPVDYFVLILQGRVEVEIGKEALRFENGAFSYYGMPALISPLPIGPRYSSRGSGLNQSDSLLSGGSVGQLTTGGGVYLPDYSVRQLTDLQIIKITRNHYQNALTATRMDSSPQTPDAVDPDAKGRPPVPEARSHSIALPLTHTHTRLGLARLAHLHPHGGLHNTSQLNERNRIVRSKSDGQRSPNDTVFLRMDEIPYIHEDRPESYGENDVPTESQPSTSPFISSLSLSSSEENIGKKLLRKLSNKRRKKSRDGERSLEEGSEQPAVTS, encoded by the exons ATGTCCTTCATTAGTTCATTCAGCATGATGGCTACGGATGCTGCGGATGCTCTCTGCTGCATCCTGCATCCGCGCcggctctctctcctctttctcaccgtcactctctcctctctgccggCCCCGACAGCAGCGCTGCTCGGCGTCCGGCCGGAAGACACCCAGAGCGGAGAGCTGTCCGTGCAGGATGGGATACTGAGAGCTTTCGAGGGGACCCGCTTCATGCTGAGGGTTTACTACTCCGCATCTCCAGCTACGGAGCAGCATACCAACAGCCTGAACATCAGCGGCAGACCTGACGCCGCCCCGTGGATCGCGTTTATAGAGGAACCAGGTGGGGATGGCGAGGACACAGAGAGGCGGCTCAAATCCGAGGGGAACCCGTGCCAAGAGGAGAATGCCCGGAGCTCTGACATCGAGCTGCTGGGCTCTTTCAGATCCACCTCAAGTCACAACTCAGTTTTGGTGGAGCTGCTCGCTAAAGACCTGCGCAGAGGCGAGGTGATCAAATACTACTCCATGTGCGCGTTTGATGGAGTCAAATGGGAGCATTTCAGCACCAAAGACTTCTGGTTGGCGGTGGTGGAGAGACCCCCAGAGGCAGATGTTTGGCTCCAGGCGGGAGTCTCGGTGCTCTTATTGGGGTTGTCTGCGCTCTGCAGCGGTCTGAACATCAGCATGCTGGCTCTGGACCCCGTGGAGCTGCGGGTGCTGCAAAACAGCGGCACAGAGAAGGAGCAGAAATACGCACGGAAAATAGAGTCAGTGCGTAAACATGGAAACTACATCCTTTGCACGGTAGTGCTGGGCAACgtgctcacaaacacatgctttgTAGTGTGGATGTGCCAGATTTTAGGAATGACTGCTCTCTCAACCGCCTCGTGCACTTTTGGGATATTCTTCATAGGCGAGATTTTACCTCACTCTTTAGCGTCCAGACATAACCTCGCCATCGCCTCCAAGACCCTCTGCGCCACCCGCCTACTGATGCTGGTGTTTTTCCCCATCGCCTACCCAGTCTCCAAGATTCTGGACATCATGCTGCACCAAGAGATCAGCAACTTCTACACCAGGGAGAAGTTGGTGGCCATGCTGCGCGTCACAGATCCGTACCACGACCTGGTCAAAGAAGAGCTCAATATCATTCAGGGAGCCCTGGAGCTGAGGACCAAGACCGTGGAGGACGTGCTGACCCCGCTATCAGACTGCTACATGCTGTCCTCGGACGCCGTGCTGGATTTCTGCACCATGTCGGACGTGATGCAGAGCGGTTTCACCCGCATCCCGGTCTACGAGAACGACAGATCCAACATCGTGGACATCCTGTTTGTCAAAGACTTGGCCTTCGTGGATCCTGACGATTGCACTCCCCTGAAAACAATTACTCAATTTTACAAGCATCCCATGCACTGCGTGTTCAATGACACCAAGCTGGATGTGATGCTGGAGGAATTCAAGAGAG GTAAGTCCCACCTGGCTGTGGTGCAGAGGGTGAACAGTGAGGGTGAGGGAGACCCCTTCTACGAAGTGATGGGCATCGTCACCCTAGAGGACGTCATAGAAGAGATCATCAAGTCAGAGATTGTGGACGAGACAGATCTGTATA CTGATAATCGGAACAAGAGGCGAGTGTCCAACCACGAGAGGAAACAGCAGGATTTTTCCATCTTCAAAGTGTCAGAAAATGAGCTGAAGGTGAAGATATCACCCCAGTTGCTGCTTGCAACACACCGCTTCTTGGCAACAG AGGTGGAGCCTTTCAGGTTGTGTCACCTGTCAGAGAAGATCTTGCTACGTCTCATCAAACATCCCAGCGTTGTGCAGGAGCTCAAGTTCAACCCCAAGAACAAACACGCTCCTCAACACTACCTCTTCCAGAGAAGCAAACCTGTGGACTACTTTGTTCTCATCCTACAG GGACGAGTGGAGGTCGAGATAGGAAAGGAGGCTCTCCGCTTTGAAAATGGAGCATTTTCCTATTATGGCATGCCAGCACTCATCTCCCCGCTGCCTATTG GTCCGAGGTATAGTTCCCGTGGCAGTGGTCTGAACCAGTCAGATTCATTACTGAGTGGAGGCAGCGTGGGTCAGCTTACTACAGGAGGAGGGGTCTACTTACCAGACTACTCCGTCCGACAGCTTACAGACCTGCAGATTATCAAG ATCACCAGGAACCACTACCAGAACGCCCTGACGGCCACCAGGATGGACAGCTCCCCTCAGACACCAGATGCGGTGGATCCTGATGCTAAAGGGAGGCCTCCTGTCCCAGAGGCCCGCTCACACAGCATCGCcctccccctcacacacacacatactcgacTGGGGCTGGCACGCCTTGCACATCTCCATCCCCATGGTGGCCTTCATAACACCTCCCAGCTCAATGAAAGAAACCGCATTGTTC GCAGTAAATCGGATGGGCAGAGGAGTCCAAACGATACTGTGTTCCTCCGCATGGATGAAATTCCCTACATCCATGAGGACCGGCCAGAAAGCTATGGAGAGAATG ACGTGCCTACGGAGTCTCAGCCTTCCACCTCTCCCTTCatcagctctctgtctctgtccagcTCGGAGGAGAACATCGGGAAAAAGCTGTTGCGTAAATTGA GTaacaagaggaggaaaaaatctCGCGATGGAGAAAGGAGTTTGGAGGAAGGTTCAGAGCAGCCAGCAGTGACGAGCTAG